Proteins encoded in a region of the Dorea longicatena genome:
- a CDS encoding SpoIID/LytB domain-containing protein, with amino-acid sequence MWNRRYYYREKIKKAACWALIIILLPYIVTVFVNGPKIVTASKVDEMTIDVKGGGKMPVEKYCIGILARDMPAEYEEEALKAQAILVRTEVYRAIRDAGEGQKLEKEFWTEKQMKSAWGMRYAENYRKLKNALESTAGQVLFYEDGLAMTPFFNLSNGYTRDAKEVLGKEEYPYLKIVECPEDVNAEDEIQTVVLGEKDIGTMDVEVVETDSVGYVLKIRVGDNTISGEEFRNKYNLASSCFTLQRYNGKLRVTTRGTGHGIGMSQYTANEMAKKKKSYKNILKYFFNGTEIKEVTEIVKGV; translated from the coding sequence ATGTGGAACAGAAGGTATTATTATAGAGAAAAAATAAAAAAGGCAGCCTGCTGGGCGCTTATCATAATATTATTACCGTATATTGTAACCGTATTTGTAAATGGTCCAAAGATTGTAACTGCATCGAAAGTAGATGAGATGACAATAGATGTAAAGGGCGGTGGGAAGATGCCGGTGGAAAAATATTGCATTGGAATATTGGCGAGGGACATGCCGGCAGAATATGAAGAAGAAGCATTGAAGGCCCAGGCAATCCTGGTGCGGACAGAAGTCTACCGGGCAATCCGGGATGCGGGGGAAGGACAGAAGCTTGAGAAAGAATTCTGGACCGAGAAACAGATGAAGTCGGCGTGGGGGATGCGATATGCAGAAAATTACCGCAAGTTAAAAAATGCGCTGGAATCCACGGCAGGACAAGTGCTATTCTATGAAGACGGTCTGGCGATGACACCATTTTTTAATCTGAGTAATGGATATACCAGGGATGCGAAAGAGGTTCTTGGAAAGGAGGAGTATCCTTATCTGAAGATTGTGGAATGCCCGGAGGATGTGAATGCAGAAGATGAGATACAGACGGTTGTATTGGGAGAAAAAGATATAGGGACGATGGATGTGGAGGTAGTGGAAACAGATTCTGTAGGATATGTATTAAAGATCCGTGTGGGAGATAATACCATCAGCGGGGAAGAATTCCGAAATAAATATAACCTGGCATCCAGCTGTTTTACCCTGCAGCGTTATAACGGCAAATTGCGGGTGACAACAAGAGGAACCGGACATGGGATCGGAATGAGCCAGTATACGGCAAATGAGATGGCAAAGAAGAAAAAAAGCTATAAAAATATTTTAAAATATTTTTTTAATGGAACGGAGATAAAAGAAGTGACAGAAATCGTAAAAGGTGTATAA